The DNA sequence ATCCGGCGACCCCCAGTTCCCCTGCCCGTCCACCAGGGTGTACCGGTACGAAAACGGCTGGGCCATCAACACCATGGACTCGTAAGCGGCCGAATCCCCATGCGGGTGGAACTTACCGATCACATCGCCCACTGTACGGGCCGACTTCTTGAACTTCGCCGTCGCCTTCAGCCCCAGCTCGCTCATGGCATAGACAATACGGCGCTGAACCGGCTTGAGCCCGTCACCGATATTGGGCAGGGCGCGATCGAGAATGACGTACATGGAATAATCCAGATACGCCTTCTCGGTATAGTCTTTGAGGGGAATGCGCTCTTCAGCGTCGGGGGATACTACGACTTCGTTCATGCAAATTCCTGGTCGTTATCGTTAATACTGCAGCTTGATCTCGCCCTGCTCCGAGACCCGCATGGACGGCAACCACTGGCTGAAATCCAACTTGGCGTCGAAATTGTAACTGACCCGGTCACTGACCGCCCGCTGGCTGAAGTGCTGGACCAACCGCGCAATGGACAACAGGTTGGCAGAGACCTCCACGGTCACCGGAGTCTCCTCATACGCCTTGAGGGTGGGCACCTGGCTGGAAACGCCACTCAAGACATCGATGTTTTCGATGCCGATGTTATAAGAGATCCCGCGCACGGACAAATCCCGCGCATTGGGATTGGTGATACCGAGATGAACCGCAATGCGCTGCTCCATACCCTGAGCCGGCAAAAGCTCAAGCCCCGTGACCTTGACCTGGGGCTCCTGAATACCGAAAGGAATCTGGGAGCAGGCGGCGAGCATTAAGGCCACCACGGCCAAAAGCCCGGTACGAAGCACTGAGGCGCGGATAGGGGTAGACCGTTCCTGGACCGTAGAGCGCGGGAAGCGCGGTTGCGAGCCCCCAGGGGCCGCTCCTTGGCATCCATGCCATCGCGGCATTCGTGCATCCATGCACATCATGGGTTTACGGCGTGTCCAGGAACGGTCTACCCCTATCCGTGCCGGACGTCCTGCACCCATCAAACGTTCTATAACCGTCAACAATTGATACCACATGCGCTCTACTCTCCTATCTAGCAGCAGACTGAAACCAGTCCAGTAATGTTTCCAAGCAGACTACACCACCCCGTGGATTGCAGTGACGGCCCCTGAAGCTTTTGTGAGGTATATCACATGACATCCGGGAGCGCTGTGGTGTAATCCCGCACGGACTGGCCAAAATGGACCACCCCAACAAGAATCAACCGAGCCAACAACACCGAGAGAGTCTATGCCCAAGCACCCGCTCAGCACCGACGAACTACTGGGCAGCCGGGAAATTCGTTTCATCGATCGCCAGGAAACCAACTACCCCAACCTCATGCGCCTGTGCCTGGACTTCGACTTCTGCGTCCTGCAATTGTTGCACAAAACCCCCGTGCCCACCGCCAATAAATCCTTCGTACTCGTCACCCGGGACTACCGGCTGACACCCACAGCCGCCATCAGCCCCGCCTTCGCCGAACTCGAACAACTCGAAACCTACGTCCACCTGCACCAGGTCGACATCCTCCACGACTACCTGTTCGGATTCGTCGACGAAGACATCGCCAACAGCGCCAGAGGCGGAGAATAACCGCTAACCACCCCAACCAGTCACTGTCAGAATTACCGGCACTCCGTAGACGCTGGGCACCGGGTTCGCTATGCTCTCGGCTTTTGCCTGAGCGCCGTTGTTATGCGAACTCTGCTTCTGGCCGGTGGCGGCCTGACGCACGCCCTCTACTTGGCCAACGCCCGCCACCTGCTACCCGACGATGTGCGAGTGATACTGGTGTCACCAGAGCGGTTTGTTCCCTACTCGGGCATGCTGCCCGGGCTGATTGCCGGACGCTTTCGCTTTCGGGATTGCCACATCGACCTGGGCCAGCTCTGCCGGGCCACGCACACCGAATTACAGTTCGGCCGCCTGGCCTCCCTGGACCTGGCGCAACGCCGTGCACAGCTCGACAATGGCGACGCCATTGGCTTTGACCTCCTGTCAGTCAACACCGGTCTGCAGGCCACCGATACCATCCCCGGACTGGCCGAGCACGGCATGAGCACACGTCCGATCAGTGGGTTTTTGCCCCGCTGGCAGGAAACACTGGCGGACCTGTGTGCCCGGGATCGGAACAACCCGGCCAACCTGGCCGTCATCGGCGGAAACCTCGATGGTGTGGAAATGGCCCTGGCCGTTCGCCAGCGGCTGCTGCATGAAGACAACCTGAAGGCGCCGGTGAGCATCCACCTGGTCCACGGTGGCGGTAAGCTGCTGCCCGAGTTTCCCCTGGCCGCTCAGCTACGCGCCGCACAATTACTGCAGGAGCGGGAGATTCGAGTCCACCCCCTGTTTGATGTGGCACGCGTGGATGACCAACAGATCTACACCGATCGCCATCAGCACCTGCCCATGGACAGCGTGATCTGGTGTGTTTCCGGGCAACCGGGCGCCTGGGTCAAAACATCGGGGCTGGCACTGACCGACCGGGGCCGGATTCAGGTCAATGCACATCTACAGGCGGTCAATCATCCGTTCGTGTTCGCCGCCGGCGCGGTCGCCAGTGTGACCGGCGGCCCAGAGCCCGGAGCCGCGGCAAACCTGGCACTGCGGCAGGCGCCAGTGCTGGCCGCCAATCTGGCCCGCGCTCTGGCCGGTGAACCACTCAGACGCTACAAGTCCGGCCGACGGACGCTGTCGATCATTACCACCAGCAATGATTACGCGCTGGCCCGTTACGGCAATCAGGTCTGGGGTGGCAAGTGGATAGAACGCTGGAAATATCGGCGGGACCGGAAGGTCATGGCGAGCTTCCCCCGGGCCTGAAGGCCCGGAGTTGGGGCGGATCAGGTACGCAGTCGCTACTCCATTTCCTGCTCAAACTCCTCGAGCAGGTCCATGGGCTCAATTTCTTCCCCTTCGAGGGACTCATCCCAGTTCACCCCGACCAGCAGTTCATCGTCGTGCATACCGGGCAGCCAGTCGTCCAGAAACTCTTCCAGATCGATCGGCACGGGTTTGTAGTCTGTCCACTCCTCCCGACAGTGCACCTGTGCCAAGGCCAGCTCGGACCACAGGGGCATCACATCGCTGTCATCATATTTCTCGGAAGGACACAGCGCCCAACCATCCGGGCCTTCGAGCCCGTAAACACAGCCGTGGTCCATCGCTTCGACAATAAAACGATCGAGGTTTTCAGCGGGGTCATCGCTCAGTGCGGTCATGATGGGCGTTTCCTTGGGCTTCTAACGACAGGGGTTACAATACCAGACAGCGGCCATTGGCTTTAAGCCAATCCCGCTGACGGAGATAATCGGGGCACACTTGTCCGACCAGTTGCCAGAATGCCCGACTGTGGTTCATGTGACGCAGGTGACAGACTTCGTGAGCGACAAGATAGTCCACAACCGCCTCCGGGGCCAGAAGAATCTGCCAGTTGTACTGAATCTCACCCGAGCGGGTGCAGTGCCCCCACTTTGATCGGGTCACTCTCACTCTGACCCCGGAGTGGCTCAGCTCCATCTGACGAGTCAACGCATCGGTTTTCGCGCGCAATCGCTCCAGTCCCTGCTCCCGGTACCACCCCTGCACCAGCCGCCGGGCCTGCGCCTCAGGTTCCAGCCGACTGCGTCGCGAGCAACAGACCGCCAATCGGTCACCCACCTGCTCTACCCGGCCACAACTCCCCATGGTCACCGAGAGCGTCAGTTGTTGCCCCATGAAAGGCAGGCGGGTGCCGGATACATAGCGATACTCCGGAATCCGGGCCAGCATCTGCTGCTGAGCGCGCACTTTGCGCGCGATCCAGTCGCTTTTCTGACGGACAAACCGGTCCAGATCCCGCTCCGCTATGCCCACCGGGGCTCGCACCAGCAACTGGGCATCGCGTACCTCCAGGCTGACCGTGCGGCGGCGCGAGGATCGTTTAATGGTATAGCGCACAGGCAGGGCTCGCTTTGCGTAACATCAAATTTTTATTCCCCCGGACCGGACAACTCACGGGACAGAATCACCGCGGTACGCAGCCGGCTTCGGCCGAAACTGGTCATCCGCTCGAAATCGGCCCGCGCCAGAGGAAGGTATTGGCAATCCAGCGCGGTCTGCCCCTGGCCATCCGGATCCGGATCGTGAACATAAATACACTCTTCGTCATAGCCACTCATGACGACCCAGTGGGGCGCTTTTTTGCTGTCCATCCGGTAGGTACTGATCAGGATGATCGGTACCCCACCGCGATCAAACGCCGCGATCAGATCATCCTGACGAACCTCGCGATAGTGAACCGGAACGGCCCGCGCCTCAAGCGCGTGGCGATAATCCTCATGCACCAGCATCATGACCGGCTTTTTGGTCTCATCGCGCACCCCATCGAGAAACAGCGGCCCATCATGGTTGACCCAGACTTCCGCCCGGTAGCCCCGGGTGTCGGCGGCCAGCGCCATACCCATGGGGTGACAACCGCCATGCCCCGAGGTCATGAAGATGGTCGTGGATTCACGCCACAGACGCAGCTCCTCGGTATCGGAAGGCTGGTAGTCCGGTTTCAGGGCGGCCATGGCCATCATCAGCGACGCGGGACCGCAGGTAAAGCGGGTACTCTGGGCCAACCAGGGAATGGCCCGATGATAGGCCGTATCGCCCACCACCCGGATCCGTTTCTGGTAACGCAGCGCATCGGTGTGGTCCTCGTAGTAGTCCTGATACAGCCCGAACTGTTTGTACCCCAGGGTCTCGTAGAGGGCGATGGCGCTGGTGTTTTTACTGCTGACCTCCAGGCGCATGTAGAACCGGCCGCTGTCCCGCGCGCCGTCTTCCCCGGCGCCGATCAGGCGCCGCGCCAACCCCTGGCCCCGGTAGTCCGGATCCACCGCCAGAGAGTACATGCGGGCCAGGCGCGTCCCCCGGTGAAACAGAACCAGTATGTAACCGGCCAGACAGTCGCCATCGCGCGCGACCAGAAATACCCGCTGGTCACCCTCCAGCCAGCGGCGAAAGCTGCGGCGACTGAGGCGGTCGCTGGTAAAACAGCGTTGCTCCAGAGCGACAAGGGCGTCGAGATCATCGGGCCTTACGCTCTCAAGGGGGAGGGAGGACATGGATACCGCCTTCATCAGATTCACTTGCGATTGTTTCGAACGCTCAGGGCTATCCATTACTTGGGCTCAGGGCTGCTGATAATTCAATTCCCGGGTATGTACGTCGATGCGCCCGATGTGCACGGCGACCCGCTGCAGCCAGCGCACGACCTCCATCCGGGCGACCCCCTGCTTCAGCTCCAGTCGTCCCTGGGCAATGTCGTTCATGGTCTGCCGCCGGGTAGTTTGCTCGATTTGGGTGATTTGTGCGACCCGTTCCTGCACCTGGTCGGCGGGAAGCGAACGTTTTCCCCAGAGCGACAGCACCAGCGGACTGAGGGCGGCCTTGGCCTCGGCCAGATCGTCCCCGTTGCGCAACGTCACGGCCACGCTTTTATTGTCGCAACGCTCCAGCAGACGCTGCAGATGCTCGACGATCTGGATCGCCGCCAGTAGCCGCTCCCACTGACTGCCCGAGGTCCCTTCCAGGTGAATGGCATCCAGATATTCCTGCACATCGGACAGCTCTCGGGCAAGGTCCACCAGGGGGACCGAGCGACCAGACTCTCCGAGAATGTATTCCAGTTGCTCCGCCACCCGCTCAAACTGGGAGATCATGACCTTCTGCACCGCGGTCAGTGCCAGTTCGGGGTACTTGAGCAGCCCCCGATCCAGAATCTGCTGATAGCCGAAAGGCTTGTCCGGGAACAGACGCTCGACCATGTGAGCAAACTGTCCCGCAAACGGCACCACCAGCAACACGCCCAACAAATTGAACGCGGAGTGGAAACCCACCAGCGCAAACTCCTCGTGAACCACAAATGTCTCGGGCGCCACAAACCGCCAGGCGGCGATGTAGGGCACAATCAGAAACAGCGCCAGCGAACTCACGCAGGTGTTGTACAGCACATGGGAAAAACCGGTGCGTCGCACCGACACATTGCCACCGATGGTGGCCGCTGCCGCCGTGAAGCTGGTGCCGATGTTCATTCCCACCACCAACGATGCGGCCTGCTCGAAGACGATGGTATCCGTATGCAGTGCCGTCAGTGCCGCCACCACACCTGCACTGGAAGATTGCGTCACAACGGTAAACAGTACACCAATGACCACCAGTTGAAACTTGCCCCACAGATCGTCCGCCGGGAACTGACTGAAGTCCATCTGCTCCCGCAGGCCTTCGAGCCCGCCCTGAAGCGTATCAATACCGATGAAAATCAGACCAAAGCCGGCCAGCGCATATCCCAGCCCGCCCAGAGACCGGCGCCCAAACAGCTTGAGCATGGCCCCGGCAAACACAAACAGGGCGGCCAGCAGGGACAGCTTGAGCTTGAAGCCGATCAGGGCCACGATCCAGCCCGTGACCGTGGTCCCCAAAGCCGAACCGAAAATGATGCCCAGTGCCTGGGAGAAACCGATCAAGCCCGCGCCAACAAAACCCACGGTGGCCACAATGGTGGCACTGGAGGATTGCAGCACGGCGGTGCCTACCAGCCCCGCCAGAACCCCGCTGACCGGGCTGCGGGTAAAGCGCATCAACACCCGGCGAATGGCGTCTCCGGCCATGGCCTTCAGGCCCTCGGTCATGAGCGTCATTCCCAACAG is a window from the Marinimicrobium koreense genome containing:
- a CDS encoding LEA type 2 family protein, whose amino-acid sequence is MLAACSQIPFGIQEPQVKVTGLELLPAQGMEQRIAVHLGITNPNARDLSVRGISYNIGIENIDVLSGVSSQVPTLKAYEETPVTVEVSANLLSIARLVQHFSQRAVSDRVSYNFDAKLDFSQWLPSMRVSEQGEIKLQY
- a CDS encoding FAD-dependent oxidoreductase; this translates as MRTLLLAGGGLTHALYLANARHLLPDDVRVILVSPERFVPYSGMLPGLIAGRFRFRDCHIDLGQLCRATHTELQFGRLASLDLAQRRAQLDNGDAIGFDLLSVNTGLQATDTIPGLAEHGMSTRPISGFLPRWQETLADLCARDRNNPANLAVIGGNLDGVEMALAVRQRLLHEDNLKAPVSIHLVHGGGKLLPEFPLAAQLRAAQLLQEREIRVHPLFDVARVDDQQIYTDRHQHLPMDSVIWCVSGQPGAWVKTSGLALTDRGRIQVNAHLQAVNHPFVFAAGAVASVTGGPEPGAAANLALRQAPVLAANLARALAGEPLRRYKSGRRTLSIITTSNDYALARYGNQVWGGKWIERWKYRRDRKVMASFPRA
- a CDS encoding DUF2750 domain-containing protein, coding for MTALSDDPAENLDRFIVEAMDHGCVYGLEGPDGWALCPSEKYDDSDVMPLWSELALAQVHCREEWTDYKPVPIDLEEFLDDWLPGMHDDELLVGVNWDESLEGEEIEPMDLLEEFEQEME
- a CDS encoding M48 family metallopeptidase, whose product is MRYTIKRSSRRRTVSLEVRDAQLLVRAPVGIAERDLDRFVRQKSDWIARKVRAQQQMLARIPEYRYVSGTRLPFMGQQLTLSVTMGSCGRVEQVGDRLAVCCSRRSRLEPEAQARRLVQGWYREQGLERLRAKTDALTRQMELSHSGVRVRVTRSKWGHCTRSGEIQYNWQILLAPEAVVDYLVAHEVCHLRHMNHSRAFWQLVGQVCPDYLRQRDWLKANGRCLVL
- a CDS encoding GNAT family N-acetyltransferase/peptidase C39 family protein, with protein sequence MSSLPLESVRPDDLDALVALEQRCFTSDRLSRRSFRRWLEGDQRVFLVARDGDCLAGYILVLFHRGTRLARMYSLAVDPDYRGQGLARRLIGAGEDGARDSGRFYMRLEVSSKNTSAIALYETLGYKQFGLYQDYYEDHTDALRYQKRIRVVGDTAYHRAIPWLAQSTRFTCGPASLMMAMAALKPDYQPSDTEELRLWRESTTIFMTSGHGGCHPMGMALAADTRGYRAEVWVNHDGPLFLDGVRDETKKPVMMLVHEDYRHALEARAVPVHYREVRQDDLIAAFDRGGVPIILISTYRMDSKKAPHWVVMSGYDEECIYVHDPDPDGQGQTALDCQYLPLARADFERMTSFGRSRLRTAVILSRELSGPGE
- a CDS encoding Na/Pi cotransporter family protein, translated to MELIRVLVEVLGGLGLFLLGMTLMTEGLKAMAGDAIRRVLMRFTRSPVSGVLAGLVGTAVLQSSSATIVATVGFVGAGLIGFSQALGIIFGSALGTTVTGWIVALIGFKLKLSLLAALFVFAGAMLKLFGRRSLGGLGYALAGFGLIFIGIDTLQGGLEGLREQMDFSQFPADDLWGKFQLVVIGVLFTVVTQSSSAGVVAALTALHTDTIVFEQAASLVVGMNIGTSFTAAAATIGGNVSVRRTGFSHVLYNTCVSSLALFLIVPYIAAWRFVAPETFVVHEEFALVGFHSAFNLLGVLLVVPFAGQFAHMVERLFPDKPFGYQQILDRGLLKYPELALTAVQKVMISQFERVAEQLEYILGESGRSVPLVDLARELSDVQEYLDAIHLEGTSGSQWERLLAAIQIVEHLQRLLERCDNKSVAVTLRNGDDLAEAKAALSPLVLSLWGKRSLPADQVQERVAQITQIEQTTRRQTMNDIAQGRLELKQGVARMEVVRWLQRVAVHIGRIDVHTRELNYQQP